From the genome of Loxodonta africana isolate mLoxAfr1 chromosome 4, mLoxAfr1.hap2, whole genome shotgun sequence:
TGACTGGTGCTAAGGGACAGTGTAAGAAATAGCTGTGGAACATTTCTGCTGTGTTTACTACAGTGATGTTCAGGGTATTGTTTATTATATCTCAGCGGTCAAAAAAATTCTATGATATCTATGTCAGGAAAACATTTGATTCTTTTGAGTAATGGTGGCGTTTCTTACTTTGCAAAGCAAATCTCCTTCTTTATTTGGCTACTTGGAAGCTCAGAGACAAATCTGTGACCCATTTTCTATGAGGTGCATTGCTGTGTACTGTCTTCTCTGGAACATGATTTGTCTAATAATCTTTTTGTAttgagtgaattaaaaaaaaatattttattgttgctgagaacacacacagcaaaatatgaaccaattcaaccatttctatatgtacaatacAGTGAGGCTGAtcatattctttgagttgtgcagctattctcaccttccttttctgagttgttcctcctccattaatataaactcactgccagtTTTAGGGTACTGTGATGAGACACATTTTGGGAAGGAGGCAAATGGCAGCGCCTGCCCTGGGCACACAACCAGTAAGTGCAGAGGCTGGGTCTGGAATCCAGGTGCTCTGATGGGCTTAGGCAGAGGTgaaaagaaaccaaatggaaaggaAGTGAATGTTTCTGGGTCAGCCTCTGAGGCTTCCCACCACCCATGAGGCACTGCCACAGACTCTGGCATCTGGGACCTTAGGCCCAAAGGGGGCCTTGGAATCTCAGGGGAGGCTGAGGTGAACAGAATAGTGAGAAAACGAAACTGCTGGCCCACTAGGCCAGAGGTCCTGGGCTGGCCACACTCACCTTTACATAACTCTGTGTGAGAGCAACAAATGTTACTGAGTGAGTTCCCCTCGGGGTTTGGTGTGTTCCTATCCCTAGGGCTGCCCGAGTGGACAGCTAGGGGTGTCCAGCCCATTGCCTGACCCTTCATTTCATTAGATGTGACAGTAAGGACCCTGTGTCTTATAGAAGGCATGGCTGGTGTGGCCAGAGCAGAATAATAACCTTTGCCTACAAGCTGGAGTTAGCACTTTTCCAAACAGATGCAAGGAACTTTCCAGATTCCTTCTGGCTCcaaggaaaatattttcagataCCTTTAATCCTGGGACATGTGGGGAGAGTACTGGGTATTTGGTGCCTGGAGGCAGAATGCCCTGAGAGAGTGGATGGCAGATGCTGGAAAACCAGCCTGTTCCAAGTCTAAGTGGGTTGGCCTGTGGCTAGCGGCCGGTGGGTTCTCAGAGGCTCTGCAGGACCTCACCAGCGCTTTTTGCTCTCTCTCACCCATAGCTCTGTCGAAGATGCACTGGACACCGGAACACGCCCAGCCCCTCAACCAGTGGCCAGAGCAGCACCTAGATGTCTCCTCCACCACCCCGTCGCCGGCCCACAAGTTGGAGTTGCCCCCTGGGGGTCGCCAGCGCTGCCATTATGCTTGGGCACACGATGACATCTCTGCCCTCACCGCCTCCAACCTTCTCAAGCGCTATGCAGAGAAGTACTCTGGGGTCCTGGACTCGCCCTACGAGCGCCCCACTCTGGGCGGCTATGGCGACACCGCCTTCCTCAACGGCGCCAAGGGGGACCCCGAGCCCTGGCCAGGGCCTGAGCCGCCCTACCCCTTGGCCTCACTCCACGAGGGCCTCCCGGGAACCAAGTCCGGCAGTGGGGGCGGTTCCGGAGGCCTGGGGGGTTCCCCAGTGTTAGCCGGGAACCTGCCAGAACCCCTCTACGCCGGCAATGCGTGCGGGGGCCCGTCGGCGGCGCCAGAGTACGCGGCGGGCTACGGAGGGGGGTACCTGGCGCCCGGCTACTGCGCGCAGACGGGAGCAGCGCTGCCCCCGCCGCCCCCGGCCGCGTTACTGCAGCCACCGCCTCCGCCGGGGTATGGCCCCTCGGGGCCTCTGTACAACTACCCCGCGGGGGGCTATGCCGCGCAGACCGGCTACGGTGGCCTCCCaccgcccccggccccgcccacGGCCCCCTACCTGACCTCGGGCCTGGCAGCGCCCACGCCCCTGCCCGCGCCGGCTCCGCCCCGACCGGCGCCCACCTCCTACAGCTTCCAGGCGGCGGCGCCGGGCGCGGAGGCCGGGGTCTCGCTGAAGCGCAAGGCCGCCGACGAAGGCGGAGAGGGCCGCTACCGCAAGTACGTCTATGAGTCCGCCAAGGCCCCCACGGCCGACGGCGCCTCCTACCCCGCCGCGGACAACGGCGAGTGTCGGGGCAACGGGTT
Proteins encoded in this window:
- the FIGNL2 gene encoding fidgetin-like protein 2 is translated as MWGEYWVFGAWRQNALREWMADAGKPACSKSKWVGLWLAAGGFSEALQDLTSAFCSLSPIALSKMHWTPEHAQPLNQWPEQHLDVSSTTPSPAHKLELPPGGRQRCHYAWAHDDISALTASNLLKRYAEKYSGVLDSPYERPTLGGYGDTAFLNGAKGDPEPWPGPEPPYPLASLHEGLPGTKSGSGGGSGGLGGSPVLAGNLPEPLYAGNACGGPSAAPEYAAGYGGGYLAPGYCAQTGAALPPPPPAALLQPPPPPGYGPSGPLYNYPAGGYAAQTGYGGLPPPPAPPTAPYLTSGLAAPTPLPAPAPPRPAPTSYSFQAAAPGAEAGVSLKRKAADEGGEGRYRKYVYESAKAPTADGASYPAADNGECRGNGFRSKPTGAAEEASGKYGAGVALKVLGSPVYGPQLEPFEKFPDRAPAPTPRGGFVVPSGEALKSVDPGALELATSKMVDCGPPVQWADVAGQGALKAALEEELVWPLLRPPAYPGSPRPPRTVLLFGPRGSGKALLGRCLATQLGATLLRLRGSALGAPGAAEGARLLQAAFAAARGRPPAVLLISELDALLPARDDGAAAAGALQAPLLACLDGGCGAGADGVLVVGTTSRPAALDEATRRRFALRFYVALPDSPARGQILQRALAQQGCALSERELSALVQGTQGFSGGELGQLCQQAAAGAGLPGLQRPLSYKDLEAALAKVGPRVSPKELDSFVEWDKMYGSGH